The DNA region ACTGCCCGACAAGATGTCAGAATTATAAGATGTTAACTTGTGACTTAAAACTGtaataacagatttttttgccACTCGGGGGCAGAGGAAATTAGCCATATAGACAAAACTGACATATTCGCACTTTTTGAGTTGAtagagcaacacattctcaatccAACCTTGTTACATAAAGACGTTTGGTCAAGGGCTTCCAGCATCAACATATgaacaaggtaccctgggtgcgttggttctgtgacaccgtgtcaacttcagcccgttacatgcattgtctgttttcaaaatatactttcatttttacaggaaattaacaatttgcacacagtctctttcaaaataaatgcactatgtcggtacagcACGGCAAATTGACAatattttccttcaacaacaaatgcatgtggttacatttagccaacacatgcatgtggttgggttcaggcaacatagggacatggttgggtttaggacaaaagaattgatttggctttacattcatatggGTGAAAgccggcctcccaggtgaaagttggtagTTGTACCAATTCACCACCCATCTAGCTGCCCCACTTGTCCCACTGTTTGCTGTCAGACCTTTTaccatgctaatgctaactctctCTTTCTGACAAACTGCACTCTGTACTGAAAGTTTCAAGTTTCTTGTGTTGTGTCCAAGTCTGTTCTCCTTTCGATATGTTTCCTGCATTAGACAGCGATTTGCTTTCATGTTATTAACTTACCTAATCTAGCTGCCAGGTATACacttgaatctcagattttagggaagtgcacagacattGCCCCCTTAGAGGAAATGTGAAAACATCTCTCTAGTAACAAgctttgcacagatacaagtcagtatagtcaaggtcagacaatTAAGGGGCcataagactttcctttttaatataaacatatagttagggctggctcagggtTGTCTTGGTCCAGCCCCTAATTAcgctgacataggcctagtctgccgggggacctcctataatacacagagcaccttctctccttctaaCTGGGCTTCTTCTCCAAAGCCTTTgcgctccactgtcttgcaggttgcCTCGTATCACAGCTACGCCTGGTTCAtgggttgtgctgctgctgtagtaGGAGGCATTATCATTATTGTCTgatctgcatctctctctgactctgtctctcttgGTCTCTCATtcatatcattttgtcatatggattactgcacatttattatgttgatctgttctgtacgacatctattgcaagtctgtccgtcctggaagagggatccctgctcagttgctcctcctgaggtttctaccgtttttttcccctttaaaggttttttttgagagagagagagagagagagagagagtttttcCGTATCCgttgtgagggtcctaaggacagagggatgtcgtatggtgtaaagccctctgaggcaaattgtgatttgtgatattgggctctataaataaaattgaattgaagtgAATAAGAAGAGGAGCGGGGCTTTAAGTTCAAATTTAATTCCTGTTTGCTCACATGTGGTTTATCAAGCGTTTTGCTGAATATTCAGCGATACAGCATCCTATGGCTGGCatgaataaaaagttaaaaaatatagAGAGGACGTCTAATTACTACTATAGCTGcacaagttgttgttgtttttgttacttcTTTTCTCTCACCCTGTGAGGAGAAAAACTGACTAATCTGATGTAAGAAGAATCTCCTCTACAGCTCACGGTATGCTCATATGTAGTGTTTTGTggataataaaacaaataataatagatAATAAACTCTTACAGTGTTGTTGATAAGGCAaatgacatttacatttaatagTTCTCTGTGCTTATTTGAAAGAATACTTTGACATTCTGGGAAATACTAAAAAAATCTGGGAAATACAACAGCTTTGCTTTTTTGCCCACAGAGAAAAGTTAGATAAGAAGATCTATatcactctcatatctgtacaCAACCCTTGAAGCTGGTTAGCCCATCTTAACATTAGTTTTACCCTTACCCTCCTTACAGTGTTGACTTGTTGCCTTGTAGGAATTGAGGGTATTCAGACGCGAGGCGAAAATGGAGAACATGGGGGTGTGTGGCTAGATGTGCAATGGAGTAGATGTTTATTTAGACAGCTCCATATATAATCGTTTTAAACACAGATTTCTTTGGACTTCACGACCTGAACTTTGCACACGATGCCTCCTAAACCTGTCCCCAAGAAGAATGAGAAACctgcactgaaaaaaatgaTACTGGACGTGTGTTTGAgcagaagaaaaacagatgaACTAGAGAAAATCCACGAGGCAAGTCCTGCAAAAATGGAGGCTGGCTTTACAGCGACATCAATGGGACCTTCGCCATCAGACCTGCTTCTTGCTATCACAAAGTTAGACAAAAACCTAGAAGCCAAGTTTGTTGGTCTTTCATCTCAAATTCAAAAGCTTCAGTCAGATGTCATGGAAACCAGAAAGCGTGTCCTGTCGCTTGAAACTGGTGTCAACAACCACGACACCCAGCTGGGTGAGTTGGAGTCGCTCTGTAGCTCCCTCAATTAAAACACATGAAAGCCAAACTAGAAGACCTGGAATCCAGATCAAGACGACACAATATCCTTATCGTCGGGATCCCTGAGGGTGTCGAGAGAGGGTGACCCACAGGGTTTAATACGGAGCTGATACCGTCTCTTCTGGGAAAGGAACACTTCGGCACGGAGTTTATAGTTGACCGTGCTCACCGGTCTCTTGCCGCCTGACCTGCCGACAGTGTCCCTCAGAGATCTCTCATTGCCAGGCTACACTACCAACAACACCAGGACCTCGTCTTGAGGCATCTGATACAACAACAAGAAGATCTCCTTTTTTCCAGACCTGACCCAAGAGGCCATGCACTAACATAAACAATCTGGCACTGTTAGGGAGCAATGTAAAGCGGCTAAAATCCACTATGGCTTTCTGCATCCAGCTTGCTTTAAGATGATGGTGGATGGCACATCGCACACATTAACCAACCCAAATGATGCTGAACCTTTCCTCACTGCACACCGTGaggcttttgtttttctggcaaCCTGTATTTTCTTTATACATATTGTGATGCCACCTAAATCACCAGTGGCTCAAGCACACTGGGATAGGTACAAAATGGTGAGCTGGAATTTTAGAGGTTTGGGCCATATTATAAAATGTGCCAAGGTTTTCTCACATTTAAAACCTCTGTCGGCAGATCTACTGTTTCTACAGGAAACACATGTGAAACACAAGTTTAAAGATAAACTAAAGGTCAGTTGGATAGATGAGATTTACCAGTCTAACTTCAATACCAAAGTAAGGGGTGTGGCAATATTGTTTAGGAAAAATATCCCCTACATTCACTCATCTACAGTATCTGATCCTGACGGGAGGTATCTTATTGTATCTGGCTCTTTGAACTCTGTACCAATTACACCTGTGAATCTATATGGCCCTAATTTTGATGatcccatttttttttccaaaaggtTTTCAATGCCATACCAAGCTTTTCAGACAATATTGTGATTGGTGGAGACTTTAATTGTATAATTGATCCTCTCTTAGATAaacaatttacaaaaacacttcaaCAATCAAACTCTGGCATTCGCCTAAAAACACTGATGGAAAGTTTAAATTCCAGTTCACAAAACGTGCTACACATAAATTTCTCCTTGATTCTAAACTGATTTCAGTAGTTGATAAAATAATGTACCACCCCATTCTAATATCCAACCATGCCCCACTATCCATGACGATAAAGTTAGGTGAACAGATACTTCAGAATGGACAATGGCGTTTTGACGCAATGCTgttaaaagacaaacacattctGCATTTCTTTTCTGAAAATGATACTGGCGATGGTAATGAGTCGAACTTATTGGAATCTCTGAAGGTAGTTATTAGGGGTTATATAATCTCATTTGTAgccaacaaaaagaaaaaagatgacagTCGtcttaatgaactgattacGGACATTGCAAAACCGGAAACCTTATATAAAGCAAATCCTTCTGATGCAATTTTGGAGGCAATCACTAAAATGAAATTTGAACACAACACCATCCTAACAGAACATGTTGACTCCATGCTctacaacacacaacaaaactacTTTGAGTTTAGTGATAAGCCATACAGCCTGTTGGCCAGACAGCTAAGGCATACACAAGCCTCCCGTGCCACTCACAAAATCAGagattaaaatgacaaattgaCAACATCCCCAAGTGAGATTTGCTTTGCCAAATTCTACCAAGAATTATACAAATCTAAATGTACTGTTGACTCAGACACTATTAACAAGTTTCTGGCAAACTGCAACCTTCTCACACTAGATGCCGGGGCAGTGCAGTCTCTAGACACTGAGCTCACTCTAGAGTAGATTAAGACTGCCATTATTCAGTTCCCGAATAACAAATCCCCAGGTCTAGATGGATTTAgcattgaattttaaaaatcatcTTCATCTAATTCTGGCCCATAACTTTTACAGATGCTAGAATACGCAAAAGAAGCCTCTGTACTACCAAATTTGCTCTATTATACTGAAAAAAGATAGACCCTTTAAATATGTCTTCCTACCACCCTATATCCTTGCTCCAAATGGAAATGAAGATTCTGAGTGAAGTGCTGTCAAACAGGCTGAGTAACCACATTCACAAACTTATACACCCCGACCAATCTGGATTTGTACCTGGCCATCACATCTACTCAAATCTACACCACCTTTTTGATATAATGTATCACAACCACAAAGTAGAGGGTGTGGTCATCATCGCCgtagatgcagaaaaggcattTGACCATATTGAATGGGAATTCATGCTGTCTACTCTACACCGCTTTGGCTTTGGCAACTCGTTCATAAATTGAATTAGGATCATCTTCACCCAACCTCCTTACCAACGGGGAGATATCACAGCCATTTTACCTACATAGAGGCATCCTACAAGGCTGCTCGTGCTATGCTTTGAAGTCTTTACCAGTGAGATCAGTACAAACCCTGATTATAACCCTATTCAAATACATGAAACGAAACATCATCTGTCactttttgcagatgacatAACTTTGTTCTTATTGAGTCCCaaaatttctctctctcctcttctgcaTTTCATTGAAACTTTCAGAGGTCTTTCAGGGTACTCTATTAACTGGGATAAGGGCGAATTACTTCCAATATCAGATAATGTAGACTCAGAGTTTCTAAGAAACACAATGCCATTCAGAATTGTAAATAACCAAATTAAGAGTTTGGATATTATTGCAACCCAGAAATATGATGATCTCCTAAAGTCCAATTGGGAAAACAAGATCCAGCGACTGAAGAGAAATATTGAATATTGGAATACACTGCCAATTTCTTTAGTCAGTTGCATCAGTGCCCTAAAAATGGTTATGTTCCCCAGATTCTTGTACATCTTTCAATGCTTGCCAGTCCATATACCATTAAACTACTTTAAGAAATTGGACTCTATCATCTCAGCATTTATTTGGAACAATAAAGTGgccaaaatataataatataaagaaACATCTAGAGAAGGATAAGTTCAAGGGTGGTTTTTGCCTCCCTCAATTTAAATTTTACTATTGGGCCACAAACCTGAGAGTTTTATCCCTTTGGCATAATAGCTCTTTGACAGATTCCACCATGCCTGCCTGGCTTCAGATTGAACCGGCAGACTGTAGGTATACTTCTCTTCCTGCACTTTTGCACATCCCGCGAAGTTAAAGATTCCGTCATATATAACTAGCCAGATTATTCTAAATACGTTAAAAATATGGAAGCAGTCCTTTCTGTTTCTACCCACAGTATACACAGATAGCCCTgtctgcttaaaaaaaacatgcttttccTCCAGGTCTGTTTGATCCAATTTTTTCTGTTtggaaagacaaaaatattgtCATAATTGGAGACTTATATATTGAGGGGAAACTGTCATCCTTCCAACAACTCCAGCAGTTTCACAGTCTACCTTCAACACACTTTTTAGATACCTCCAATAAGAATTTATAGACTCACTTACCACAATATCAAAACAAGCCTAAACACACCACACTTGACAACTTTGCCCATCATGACCCTAATAGTAAggggtctgtctgtctcttttctgTATTCATCCTTGCAAGCCCATGATATATTGTCTGATGCCAAACTAAGGAATGCTTGGACAGAAGAGCTGGGTACTGAAATCACCAATGATACTTGGTAGGAAATTCTCATCAAGATATATAACAGTTCCATAAATGTTAGACAGCAGACTTATACAATTCAAGATTGTACATAGACTCCACTACACAAAAGCAAGACTTCATGGTATATATCCCAACGTCTCCCCCTTGTGTGATAAATGCAAACAGGACACAGGCACGCTTACCCATCAACTATGGTTGTGCCCCAAGCTCTACTCCTTCTGGTTGCTTATATTTGACTGTATATCAAAGGTTTTTCTCGTCATATTTAGGCTACCTGTGATCTCTGTCACTGATAATCACTCTGCTCAGGCTCTCTTTCTCTGTACTCTGCTAGCAAAACGCCTCATTTTACTACACTGAAAGTCAGTATCCAGCTCCTCTTTCCACCAATGGCTGAGGGAGCTTGGCAACGTGATTCATATGGAGGGCCTTTGATATAAACTGgccaacaagaaaaaaaaatcttcctgaAAATCTGGAAGCCATTTCTCAACAAATGGTCTGCAACCCAGCAGAAAGGGATTGACTCATATCCTACTCTCTTGACGTTAGGTGACTAGGGCCTATCCATGGTGCATCACACCCTCATTTTTATAAGATTTTGGTTGCCAGggtgtctgtgttttattgtttttttattccccCACACactttatctatttatttatttattattattattttttagtgtCTGTCACTTTATTGTTCTCTATATTTGTCTCAACTGGACATTACTTTATGTTGCCTTTGTGTGGCATTCAGATTGCTGTCTTTGCAATGTGCACTTATCTGTCCTCAAAAATGTCTAAAAGGGGCTTAACTTTATCCTGAAAATTTGCATTTGAAAGAGGTATTAGGTCATCTTACCTTTGGGACGTACAGTGAGGATTTCACTATGTTTCACAATGCCTTTGGCTTGAGCTGCACAGGTATAGTTGAAATCATGCGACAGGGCATGGCCAGCAAATACTCCACGTTCTTTAGGGATCAGTGGACTTTTTGGTGGATCAAGAGTGTAAGTCAGCTCTTCCCTGCTGAGTCTCTCAGAGGCAGTGCTCTCACTTTTGCAGGTTAATGTCATATACTCCTTTCGAAAGACTTCAGTAGGAGACACGGTGAGAGTGGGCACTGAAAACAGCTCTGTGGATGgattaataaagaaaaacaaacatgatatCACTTAATAGTGTATTGCTGATATGTTTGGAACTTATAAccaacaaaatgtaataaaagatTATCagacaaatcaaaacaaattgTTAAATAATACAgattaaaatggcaaataagTACACAGTTCTTTTTTATCCTCCAATCAGTTGAttaatttataattttatttgtttcacttagtcattttagttttcagtcttcttgttctgtctctctgtagacTTGGCACACATATGATCCTTTAtctgtttcttatttttctcGCCAACCAAGGGAGTTAAGCCTTTTAAGCAGTTTGTTATGTGTCTGTTTCTTGAGTGTTTTAAAAGAGTGGGTAGAGATAGTGCCGGTGGAAGTTTAACCACAGAACCCAGGCATATTATAGCCCTCCTCCCCTTTTATGAATTGTGGAATTGTTGTATTTAACGAATAAAGATGATCCTGTCATATTTTGCATTCATGTATCCTGTGATTATTTAACAGTTCTGAACAATCATAAATCCACATCCTTTAGTGATACTTATTGTTCGCTCAATTCATTAAACAGCCATACACCCACAGTAACAGCAATGTAAACCCCAATCCATCTATGACACAAAATTTTAATGTGAAGTCTACACAAACACCCCagattgtcaaaatgacataaaaactttacattcacttgacacaaaaactcatcCCTTGTGAACTTGacatacattttttatgttaagTCAGTAAGTTTTGAGTTTTGCCGTtgagacatgggcactgccttcatgtgtgttcacgtgctttcgctggtcctGCGCAAGCGCAAACATGTGAGctcggtgcacagagaggcagtcagagctacaggctacagtgaggctaaaaacagagttcaaatgacgtttttccaaacaactttttatgttgaggcttcagcacacttggatcactatggacaggcagtatggagataccttgtggtttcaattatgtgtttttttggacgttttgttgctacccactctcccctgggatgtccgcaagggatgtgaggactctaaaacttctcctgagcctccctcggcatatgggtgagtagataatggctgaattttcatttttaggtgcactatccctttaagaaaaattcatgttttgttctacgacataaaatatgtcagtaaataccccactaaTAAATTTTGAGGCCTTATGGTATTCTATTCTTAAGGCAGCTGCTAACAAGTGGCCGTCATCAAGCAGATCACAGCTGTACACCCTCACTGTGGTGGGGATTTTAAGTCATGCAgccatggtgtagtttgtttatggcCTTTTTACTTCTGACCATTGCATTTATggttcaaaaatcataaaagtggtgttcatttgtgaagattatcttgctgtaCAAAACGAGTgagtatcataaacatttgtttgccaaagacctttttttctgcaataatccaaaatccaatgggaaAATCCCGTAGGGTCTTTGAAGAGGGAACCAAGGGGACACTAACTTCCACGTCAGCCTACAAAAGAtttcatccctgcagcactctatagcCAACCGAACTCCAAACCAACCAGAGATTATTGAGGAAACGAATATTTTTGAGAGGACTGTGGCTTTCTAACTGAAAACATTGCTATCTAAGCACACAGCACCAGTGACTCTAGCTAGCTACCAAGCCAAAGCCAATTCTATTCACACATGCAATGGTAATTACTCACATAACTATGGTATACTTGTAACGGTCAATAAAGCAATATAACACTAACAAAAATAGCTTGGATTGGaaagatgaataaaaataaatttgtttttgatCCCTAACTTTAATGATTAAACtaactttttttattgatgttttaagTTATATTTCTGATTTGTTTGATACACTTTTAggatgttttgtctgttttggggcATCGTAGCTGTAGCCTCTATTAAAATAACAGTGATGCTTAATACTATTAAGATGAAAAACATATCAGTTGTCAGAACACCAATGTATATGTACAGTGAACACACAAAGATCATCTTTCCTCTGTCTACTCACCAgtcactgaaatgttttttgagTCAACTTTCACTAAACCCTTCATCTCTACTCTGCACTCAAACTCCCCAGGGTCCTTTGCCAGAGCAACCATGCTGTAGTTCACTTTGGTGTCGCCACTGCTGAGAAGCCGGTTCCCCTGGCTCAGGAAGAGGTGGAAGTTTCTGGTAGAGATGTTAACGCTGTTCTCAGCATTTGTAACTGAGCACAAGATGACGAGTTGGTCTCCTTCATAGATATTGGACTTCGGGGAAATATCTAAAGCTGCTGTGATGGGAAAAGCTGAAGAGACAAAACCAACAAGGAAAAACCACTAAGATGAGTCCAATACTttgaaaaatacagacattTCTAAATGCTACTTACATTCCACTGACACATTAACAACGTTGCTTTTCTCGGACTTGACGGAGTCCGGTGTTATGAGGACAGTATAAGCACAGTGAACTTTGTGGATGCCGACGCTGCTGAAGTGAAGCTTAGCCTCTGCCTGGTTGGAGTTGACCTGCCTCTCCAAAATTTCTTTATTGTCCTCAAAGAAGTAGAAGAAAATGGAGCCTCTCTCGCTGGGCGCTATACACCTGGCCGTTATCTCCTCCCCTTCTTTGAACACACCTTTGTTAAGGTGGAGAACTGGTTTCGACAGGCCTGGAAACCAAAATGTGAGAGACATACTCAAGTTTAAATCCAAAAGTAAACAAAATTGAAACAGCACCATCTTTTGCAAATGAAATGAAGAAATTCTCCTGCTTGCTGTTGCACATAAACGCATCAATTTCATTATCTTAattttgaaataattttttGTTCTTACATACATGGGATTTAGAACCATGCCTGTATTGGTTACATTATCATGGCTAAAAAGTGTTAATCATTTAAGGCAAAAATCTCAGATTTCAGTTcagtatgaaataaaaattactCCCAGTTATTGTAGCCTATTAATGTTATCTAAACATTCAAATTCACCTGAACTTCTCAAACCATAACAGATAAAACTATATCCATGATAACAAACCAACCTGTTACTGTGAGCTTCTTGGCTTCACTGGTCATGTTTTTCCCCTCAATGTTGATCATGCACTTATATTTGCCAGTGTTGGAGACTCTGGCCTCGAGCAGAGGGTACAGGAGATCCTCCGAGGTGCTAGAGGTCTTGGTGTAGACTTTGTTGCCATCCTTGTATATAGTGTACTCACGACTCAGCGCCTCCTGACCAGTGCTGCTGACGATGGCCTTGCATCTCAGAGTCACGTTAGTGTCCCGAATCACGTCAGTGCTGGGCTCAATGGACAGGGTGATTTCTCTTATCGTGAATCCTAGGGAgtgaattagaaaa from Epinephelus fuscoguttatus linkage group LG3, E.fuscoguttatus.final_Chr_v1 includes:
- the pecam1b gene encoding platelet endothelial cell adhesion molecule isoform X6, whose translation is MGLLLLLTSTLLSTYFHPGSVVNAQQRFTIREITLSIEPSTDVIRDTNVTLRCKAIVSSTGQEALSREYTIYKDGNKVYTKTSSTSEDLLYPLLEARVSNTGKYKCMINIEGKNMTSEAKKLTVTGLSKPVLHLNKGVFKEGEEITARCIAPSERGSIFFYFFEDNKEILERQVNSNQAEAKLHFSSVGIHKVHCAYTVLITPDSVKSEKSNVVNVSVESFPITAALDISPKSNIYEGDQLVILCSVTNAENSVNISTRNFHLFLSQGNRLLSSGDTKVNYSMVALAKDPGEFECRVEMKGLVKVDSKNISVTELFSVPTLTVSPTEVFRKEYMTLTCKSESTASERLSREELTYTLDPPKSPLIPKERGVFAGHALSHDFNYTCAAQAKGIVKHSEILTVRPKVSVSAPEITVVGRAVLGQPVKILCQSDVGSLPINYTLIRGYTNLSTIVVKLPSQQALFTVNITKPDEISEYTCRAKNSHKIWDGVRSGGLKANITVPLTQPTLTVIPHLPEISEGDHLYLICGVKGTPPVTFKWYRDGHEQPLYTTTSNKNNTDYQVPTLSKEHSGTYYCEAFNHANKVRSERVTIEVRQALWKKAVIGCFCLLAVIVLVVVAVLCFRSKRGQREAAAELSVLRALNQMTL
- the pecam1b gene encoding platelet endothelial cell adhesion molecule isoform X4 produces the protein MGLLLLLTSTLLSTYFHPGSVVNAQQRFTIREITLSIEPSTDVIRDTNVTLRCKAIVSSTGQEALSREYTIYKDGNKVYTKTSSTSEDLLYPLLEARVSNTGKYKCMINIEGKNMTSEAKKLTVTGLSKPVLHLNKGVFKEGEEITARCIAPSERGSIFFYFFEDNKEILERQVNSNQAEAKLHFSSVGIHKVHCAYTVLITPDSVKSEKSNVVNVSVESFPITAALDISPKSNIYEGDQLVILCSVTNAENSVNISTRNFHLFLSQGNRLLSSGDTKVNYSMVALAKDPGEFECRVEMKGLVKVDSKNISVTELFSVPTLTVSPTEVFRKEYMTLTCKSESTASERLSREELTYTLDPPKSPLIPKERGVFAGHALSHDFNYTCAAQAKGIVKHSEILTVRPKVSVSAPEITVVGRAVLGQPVKILCQSDVGSLPINYTLIRGYTNLSTIVVKLPSQQALFTVNITKPDEISEYTCRAKNSHKIWDGVRSGGLKANITVPLTQPTLTVIPHLPEISEGDHLYLICGVKGTPPVTFKWYRDGHEQPLYTTTSNKNNTDYQVPTLSKEHSGTYYCEAFNHANKVRSERVTIEVRQALWKKAVIGCFCLLAVIVLVVVAVLCFRSKRGQREAAAELSVKPSSPKSDDSLTVNLTHDTEVYNAATDAAPLYDGKEGRVTNGARDSMASLPVDISNRSSYSIPATV
- the pecam1b gene encoding platelet endothelial cell adhesion molecule isoform X3 → MGLLLLLTSTLLSTYFHPGSVVNAQQRFTIREITLSIEPSTDVIRDTNVTLRCKAIVSSTGQEALSREYTIYKDGNKVYTKTSSTSEDLLYPLLEARVSNTGKYKCMINIEGKNMTSEAKKLTVTGLSKPVLHLNKGVFKEGEEITARCIAPSERGSIFFYFFEDNKEILERQVNSNQAEAKLHFSSVGIHKVHCAYTVLITPDSVKSEKSNVVNVSVESFPITAALDISPKSNIYEGDQLVILCSVTNAENSVNISTRNFHLFLSQGNRLLSSGDTKVNYSMVALAKDPGEFECRVEMKGLVKVDSKNISVTELFSVPTLTVSPTEVFRKEYMTLTCKSESTASERLSREELTYTLDPPKSPLIPKERGVFAGHALSHDFNYTCAAQAKGIVKHSEILTVRPKVSVSAPEITVVGRAVLGQPVKILCQSDVGSLPINYTLIRGYTNLSTIVVKLPSQQALFTVNITKPDEISEYTCRAKNSHKIWDGVRSGGLKANITVPLTQPTLTVIPHLPEISEGDHLYLICGVKGTPPVTFKWYRDGHEQPLYTTTSNKNNTDYQVPTLSKEHSGTYYCEAFNHANKVRSERVTIEVRQALWKKAVIGCFCLLAVIVLVVVAVLCFRSKRVRVDNAAVSVWSERPPEAASDEESSMGSNEPDVEYTEVVHPRPVDPARVPLRKGTDTVYSELQNSPHGAADHLDYGSVEYAELNSEQPEINHYHLEVNNHQDLPVPLD
- the pecam1b gene encoding platelet endothelial cell adhesion molecule isoform X5, yielding MGLLLLLTSTLLSTYFHPGSVVNAQQRFTIREITLSIEPSTDVIRDTNVTLRCKAIVSSTGQEALSREYTIYKDGNKVYTKTSSTSEDLLYPLLEARVSNTGKYKCMINIEGKNMTSEAKKLTVTGLSKPVLHLNKGVFKEGEEITARCIAPSERGSIFFYFFEDNKEILERQVNSNQAEAKLHFSSVGIHKVHCAYTVLITPDSVKSEKSNVVNVSVESFPITAALDISPKSNIYEGDQLVILCSVTNAENSVNISTRNFHLFLSQGNRLLSSGDTKVNYSMVALAKDPGEFECRVEMKGLVKVDSKNISVTELFSVPTLTVSPTEVFRKEYMTLTCKSESTASERLSREELTYTLDPPKSPLIPKERGVFAGHALSHDFNYTCAAQAKGIVKHSEILTVRPKVSVSAPEITVVGRAVLGQPVKILCQSDVGSLPINYTLIRGYTNLSTIVVKLPSQQALFTVNITKPDEISEYTCRAKNSHKIWDGVRSGGLKANITVPLTQPTLTVIPHLPEISEGDHLYLICGVKGTPPVTFKWYRDGHEQPLYTTTSNKNNTDYQVPTLSKEHSGTYYCEAFNHANKVRSERVTIEVRQALWKKAVIGCFCLLAVIVLVVVAVLCFRSKRDAAPLYDGKEGRVTNGARDSMASLPVDISNRSSYSIPATV
- the pecam1b gene encoding platelet endothelial cell adhesion molecule isoform X2; protein product: MGLLLLLTSTLLSTYFHPGSVVNAQQRFTIREITLSIEPSTDVIRDTNVTLRCKAIVSSTGQEALSREYTIYKDGNKVYTKTSSTSEDLLYPLLEARVSNTGKYKCMINIEGKNMTSEAKKLTVTGLSKPVLHLNKGVFKEGEEITARCIAPSERGSIFFYFFEDNKEILERQVNSNQAEAKLHFSSVGIHKVHCAYTVLITPDSVKSEKSNVVNVSVESFPITAALDISPKSNIYEGDQLVILCSVTNAENSVNISTRNFHLFLSQGNRLLSSGDTKVNYSMVALAKDPGEFECRVEMKGLVKVDSKNISVTELFSVPTLTVSPTEVFRKEYMTLTCKSESTASERLSREELTYTLDPPKSPLIPKERGVFAGHALSHDFNYTCAAQAKGIVKHSEILTVRPKVSVSAPEITVVGRAVLGQPVKILCQSDVGSLPINYTLIRGYTNLSTIVVKLPSQQALFTVNITKPDEISEYTCRAKNSHKIWDGVRSGGLKANITVPLTQPTLTVIPHLPEISEGDHLYLICGVKGTPPVTFKWYRDGHEQPLYTTTSNKNNTDYQVPTLSKEHSGTYYCEAFNHANKVRSERVTIEVRQALWKKAVIGCFCLLAVIVLVVVAVLCFRSKRGQREAAAELSVKPSSPKSDDSLTVNLTHDTEVYNAATVRVDNAAVSVWSERPPEAASDEESSMGSNEPDVEYTEVVHPRPVDPARGAADHLDYGSVEYAELNSEQPEINHYHLEVNNHQDLPVPLD
- the pecam1b gene encoding platelet endothelial cell adhesion molecule isoform X7; this encodes MGLLLLLTSTLLSTYFHPGSVVNAQQRFTIREITLSIEPSTDVIRDTNVTLRCKAIVSSTGQEALSREYTIYKDGNKVYTKTSSTSEDLLYPLLEARVSNTGKYKCMINIEGKNMTSEAKKLTVTGLSKPVLHLNKGVFKEGEEITARCIAPSERGSIFFYFFEDNKEILERQVNSNQAEAKLHFSSVGIHKVHCAYTVLITPDSVKSEKSNVVNVSVESFPITAALDISPKSNIYEGDQLVILCSVTNAENSVNISTRNFHLFLSQGNRLLSSGDTKVNYSMVALAKDPGEFECRVEMKGLVKVDSKNISVTELFSVPTLTVSPTEVFRKEYMTLTCKSESTASERLSREELTYTLDPPKSPLIPKERGVFAGHALSHDFNYTCAAQAKGIVKHSEILTVRPKVSVSAPEITVVGRAVLGQPVKILCQSDVGSLPINYTLIRGYTNLSTIVVKLPSQQALFTVNITKPDEISEYTCRAKNSHKIWDGVRSGGLKANITVPLTQPTLTVIPHLPEISEGDHLYLICGVKGTPPVTFKWYRDGHEQPLYTTTSNKNNTDYQVPTLSKEHSGTYYCEAFNHANKVRSERVTIEVRQALWKKAVIGCFCLLAVIVLVVVAVLCFRSKRGQREAAAELSVRSATL